The DNA segment GCCTCGGCCACCTGCGTGATGAATTTCGACGGCGCCACGGGCTTCCTCATCGGCGAAGCCAACAAGGGCCTGAACTGCATGTTCACCATGATGAACCACGCCCGCCTCGGCACCGGCATGCAGGGCCTCTGTCTCGGCGAGGCCAGCTACCAGGGCGCCGTGCGCTACGCCAACGACCGCTTGCAGATGCGCGCCCTCACCGGGCCCAAGGCGCCGGACAAGGCGGCCGACCCGATCATCGTGCACCCCGACGTGCGTCGCATGCTGCTGACCATGAAGGCCTTCAATGAAGGCAACCGTGCCTTGGCCTACTTCACCGCCCAGCAACTGGATATCGCCCACCGCAGCGACAGCGCCGAACAGCGCGAAGCGGCAGATAACCTGCTGGCCTTCCTTACTCCCATCTGCAAGGCCTTCATGACCGACTCCGGCCTGGAAGCCACCAACCTCGGCATGCAGGTATTCGGCGGCCATGGCTACATCCGCGAGTGGGGCATGGAGCAACTGGTGCGCGATTGCCGCATCGCGCCCATCTACGAGGGCACCAACGGCATTCAGGCACTCGACCTGCTCGGCCGCAAAGTGCTGGGTAGCCAGGGCAAGCTGTTGCGTGGTTTCACCAAACTCATCCACACCTTCTGCCAGACCCAGGCCGAGCATCCGCGCCTCAAGGCCCAGGTGGCCGAACTGGCGCGTCTCAACCAGCAGTGGGGTGAACTGACCCAGAAGGTCGGCATGGCCGCCATGAAGAACCCCGACGAGGTGGGCGCCGCCGCGCTGGATTACCTCATGTACTCCGGCTACATCACCCTGGCCTACTTCTGGCTGCGCATGGCCGTGGTGGCCGATGGCAAGCTGCAAGCGGGCGAGGGCGACAGCGCCTACTATCAGACAAAGCTGGCGACCTGCGACTTCTACTTCAAGCGCCTGTTGCCGCGCACCGAAGCCCACCGGGCGGCGGTGGAAGCGGGCAGCGATTGCCTGATGCAGTTGCCGGCCGAAAGCTTCAGTTTGTAACGTACTGATAGACGGTCGAAGGCCCGCCTGGTGCGGGCCTTTTTCATGATGCGAATGCATATGACCAGTTGTGAATTATTGGTCATGTTAGGACTCTATGTCTCTAGAGTGTTGCTCATGTACACTGCGGACCTCTTCCGTGAAACCGGCCGCCCTAGGCCACCTGTGAGTGATTGCGAGGTTTGCACATGGCTGACTACAAAGCGCCCCTGCGCGATATGCGCTTCGTCCTCAATGAAGTCTTCGAGGTGGCCAAGCTCTGGGCCGAACTGCCGGCCCTGGCCGAAGTGGTCGATGTCGAGACCGCCTCTGCCATCCTGGAAGAAGCCGGCAAGGTCACCGGTGGCGTGATCGCCCCGCTGAACCGTAGCGGCGACGAAGAAGGCTGCCAGTGGAAAGACGGCGCCGTGAGCACTCCGGCCGGTTTCCCCGATGCCTACAAGACCTACGCCGAAGGCGGCTGGGTTGGCGTGGGTGGTGACCCCGTCTACGGTGGCATGGGCATGCCCAAGGTCATCTCCGCCCAGGTGGAAGAGATGGTCAACTCGGCCAACCTCTCCTTCGGCCTGTACCCGATGCTGACCGCTGGCGCCTGCCTTTCGCTCAACGCCCACGCCAGTGAAGAACTGAAGGAAAAGTACCTGCCGAACATGTACGCAGGTGTCTGGGCTGGCTCCATGTGCCTGACCGAACCCCATGCCGGTACCGACCTCGGCATCATCCGCACCAAGGCCGAGCCCCAGGCCGACGGCAGCTATAAGATCAGTGGTACCAAGATCTTCATCACCGGCGGTGAGCACGACCTGACTGAGAACATCATTCACCTGGTGCTGGCCAAGCTGCCCGATGCCCCGGCCGGTCCGAAAGGCATCTCCCTGTTCCTGGTGCCGAAGGTCATGGTCAACGCCGACGGTTCCCTGGGCGAGCAGAACGCCGTGTCCTGCGGCTCCATCGAACACAAGATGGGCATCAAGGCCTCGGCCACCTGCGTGATGAACTTCGACGGCGCCACCGGCTACATCATCGACGCCCCGAACAAGGGCCTGGCCGCCATGTTCACCATGATGAACTACGAGCGCTTGGGTGTTGGCATCCAGGGCCTGGCGTCCGGCGAGCGTTCCTACCAGAGCGCCGTGGAGTACGCCCGCGAGCGCATCCAGAGCCGCGCCCCGACCGGTCCGGTCGCGAAAGACAAGGCCGCCGACCCGATCATCGTCCACGCCGACGTACGCCGCATGCTGCTGACCATGAAGGCAGCCAACGAAGGCGGCCGGGCCTTCTCCAGCTACGTCGCCATGCAGCTGGACACCGCCAAGTTCAGCGAAGACGCTGTCGTGCGTAAGCGCGCCGAAGAAATGGTCGCCCTACTGACCCCCGTGGCCAAGGCCTTCCTCACCGACCTCGGCCTGGAAACCACCGTCCACGGCCAGCAGGTCTTCGGCGGCCACGGCTTCATCCGCGAGTGGGGCCAGGAGCAACTGGTGCGCGACGTGCGCATCACCCAGATCTACGAAGGCACCAACGGCATCCAGGCCCTGGACCTGATGGGTCGCAAGGTCGTGGGCAGCGGCGGCGCCTTCTACAAGCACTTCTCCGACGAGATCAAGGCATTCGCCAACAGCGCTTCCGCCGAGCTGGCCGAATTCACCGAGCCACTGAAAGCGGCTGTCGCCAACCTCGACGAACTGACCGCCTGGGTCCTGGATCGCGCGAAGAACAACCCGAACGAGATCGGCGCCGCCTCGGTTGAGTACCTCCACGTGTTCGGCTACACCGCCTATGCCTACATGTGGGCGCTGATGGCCCGCGCTTCGCTGGGCAAGGAAGGTCAGGACGACTTCTACGCCAGCAAGCTCGGTACCGCGCGCTTCTACTTCGCTCGCCTGCTGCCGCGCATCCACTCTCTGACCGCTTCGGTCAAGGCTGGCAGCGAGTCGCTCTACCTGCTGGACGCCGCGCAGTTCTAAGCGCTACTCCGGAACGACGAAGCCCCGCCAGTGTGGGGCTTCGCTTTTTTCGGTCCCCCCACAGGTATCCCTTACCGATCGCTTGCTTAGTCGTTTTTTCCTGGTGCAATAAGTCGGTCCTGGCTAATTGCCAAATCGTGTAAGCATTGGCTTACAAGCACTGGTGGCTATGGCTCCTTCCGGGCGCCTGGGGGCGGGGCTAATCTTCACACCATTGGACGTCGCGCAGGAAGCGCATTGCAAAACAGGGATACGCCGGATTTCCGCCAGGATGGCGGTCGGATCAGGGATGTCGGGACACAGTCTGCAAAACCTCGCTTCGGCGAGGTTTTTCTTTTTTAGCGTCCTGGAAATACCTGGAGCAGCATTCCTTCGCTTCCACCACGCGTTCCAGCATCGAGCGCAGCAACTCCAGAGTCGCCTGCTGGATCACTTAACCGGGACGCATGCGGCGCTGACTTGATGTTCCCCTTTCTATTGAGAGAGGGCGGATGGGGACGCTTGTGAGAGCGGTTTCAATCGCGAAAGGACCGATGCGCGGTCCCCTTTGCTGTTCGTTCGGGCCTGAGGCCCGGATTCGCGAATGGACTCGCTCCCACAAGATTCAAATCAGGCCAGCGAGCCGTACAACTCCGCCCGCCGATCCTTGAGGTAGGTGATGCTCGCCCGCGAAGCCTCCAGCGTGTCCCGCTTGAGGTCGGCGAAGGCCAGGGTTTCCTCGCGGCCACACACGGCCGCCTGGCTTCCGTCCGGTGCAGAAACGCTGGAGAGGCCGCAATAGCGAATCTGCCCCTCGCCGCCACAGTAGTTGGCGTAGGCCACATAGCACTGGTTCTCGAAGGCGCGGGCACGGACCAGCACGTCGCAGACGAAATCGAATGGCTCCATGTTGGCGGTCGGCACCAGTACCGCATCGGCGCCGGCAAGTGCCAGGCGCCGCACGTTCTCCGGGAACTCCACGTCGTAGCAGATCAGCATGCCCAGCTTCCAGCCGTTCAGTTCCAGCAGCGGATAGTCATCGTCGCCGGCGCTGAACATGCTGTTGTCCAGTTCACCGAAGAGGTGGGTCTTGCGGTAGTTGCCGAGGCACTGGCCCTGGGCGTCGATCAGTTGCACCGAATTGAAGAGGGCACCGTCAGCGCTGCGCTCCGGGTAGCCGTAGAGAATGGCGATGCCATGCTCGCGGGCGATCCCGGCCACCCGTTCGGCCCAGGCGCCGTCGCGGGCTTCGGCCAGGGCACTGACTGCGTCCAGGCCGATGTTGTAGCCGCTGAGGTACATCTCCGGCGTAATTAGCAGCGCCGCGCCGCGCCTGGCCGCCTCGGCCGCCCGCTGCTGCAGGCGTTCGAGGTTGGCCGCAGGTTCCAGCGGCAGAGGTGGACACTGATAGAGGGCGATGCGCATGGGCGTCTCCTGGCTCAGTCCGGCAGGGCGATGGGGCCGAGTTCGGCGAACGTGTCGCCGGGACCGGGGTTTTCGGCCGGGGTGCTGCCGCCAAAGTGTTTCATGATGCCCCACACGGCGTTGAGCGAGGTCTGGACCGCCCCTTCCACCCAGGCCGGGGTCCAGGACACGTCGTCACCAGCGATGAAGATGCCGCGTTGTTCGGCGGGCATGTCGTCCTGCATGAAGTGCGCGTACATGCGCTGGTTGTAGCGGTAGTGGCCCGGCAGCGCGCCCTTGAAGGCGCCGAGGAAGTGCGGGTCCGACTCCCAGGAAATGGTGATCGGGTCGCCGATGATATGTCCGGCGATGTCCACGTCCGGGTAGATCTTCTTCAGCGCGTCCAGAGCCAGCTTCACGCGCTTCTCCACCGGGTGCGGCAGCATCTTCAGTGCGTCGCTCATCCACGAGTAGGACAGGCAGATGACGCCTGGCTTGTCGTCGCCGTTGTCGAACAGGTAGGTGCCGCGGGTGAGGCGATCGGTCAGGGTCATGCTCAAGGTGTCGCGACCGGTTTCCGGGTTCTTGTCCTTCCAGAACGGGCGATCGACCATCACGAAGGTCTTCGATGACTGCATGTAGCGGGTGCGGTCCAGGGCCATCCACATCTTCTGCGAGAAGAGCGATTCCTCGCATTCGATCTGGGTGGTCAGCAACCAGCTCTGGCAGGTGGCGAGCACCGCGGCGTAATGGCGGGTGTCACCCCAGTTGTCGGTGACCGCGAGGCGGCCATCGGCGGCACGGGCGATGCGCTTCACGCCGGGACGCGCCGCGCCGTTGTGCAGGGACGCCAGGCTGGTGCCGGCCGGCCAGTGCACGCAGCTTGAAGGGGCGTGGCGCCAGATGCCCATGGGGACCTGCTGCACGCCGCCGACGATCAGGTGCTGGTTGTCGTCGCAGGCGGTCATCACCACGCGGAAGATTTCCAGCATCGAGTTGGGGAAGTCGGAGTCCCAGCCGCCGGTGCCGAAGCCCACCTGGCCGAACACCTCGCGGTGGTGGAAGGACAGCTTGGCAAAGGCCTTGGAACTGGCGACGAAATCGTAGAAGGTGCGGTCGTCCCACAGTGGAACCAGGGTGTTCCACAGCTCCTTCAGGCGCTTCACATCGCGGTCGCGGATGGCCTGCTGGATGTCGCCGAACCGGGCACCGTCTTCCAGCGCGTCGGCCCAGGCGTCGGCCACTTCCTGGAACAGCGCCGGCAGGTCGGCCAGCTGCTCGGCGTAGTAGGTCTTGCCCTCGATATCGATCACCGTGCTGCCCGAGGCCGGAGTCAGCGGGTTGGGGAAGGGCTGGGTCTTGAGGCCAAGCATGTCCACGTAGTGGTAGAAGGCGGTGGAAGACGCCGGGAAGCGCATGCCGCCCAGCTCGGCGATGATGCCGTCGGTACCTTCGAAAGTCTGCGAACGCAGGCGCCCGCCCATTTTCGAGGCTTCGTACACCACCGGCTTGAGGCCCATCTTCATCAGCTCATAGGCCGCCACCAGGCCGGCGATGCCGGCCCCGACGATAGCCACCTCGGCTCCGTGCTGCTCGGCGGGAATGCTGCCCAGGCCAGCCGGATGCTGAATCCAGTCATCGAAGGCGAAGGGGAAGTCCGGGCCGAAGATGGTGATGGGTTTCTTGCCGTCGGCGGGGTGACGATTGTTGTTGTTCATGATGGACCTTGAAGGCGGTGAGAGGGGCTGCCGAACGGGGCAGCGTTGCAGGCCATTCTAGGGAGTGCCAATTTCGTCCATAAGAAGCAGAGTGTCGTCATTTAGTAGTAATGCAACGAAATATGACGATCAAGTTGTGCTGAATGACGAAAAAGGCTTGCGTGCGCTTTCCATCAGGGTAGCCAGTGGAGAGAGCGAAGTTCGTAGGTTGGTCCGAGCTGCGCGAGGCCCAACATGTGGAGTCAGGCCGCCAATCGTTGGGTTTCGCTGCGCTCTAGCGGAACGCCGCCCGCACCAACCTTCTACGTGGCGGTCGGTGCCAGCGGCTGGCCGCGGTCGATCTTGCAACTGAGGATGATCGAGGTGGTGGTCTTCTCCACCCCGTCGACGCTGCCGATCAGGTCCAACAGCTCATCGAGGCGCTCGGGTGAGTCGGCGCGCAGCCAGGCCACGTAATCGAACTCGCCGCTCACGGCGCAGAGCACCTGCACCTGTGCCATGCCGGTCAGGCGCCGCAGCACGTCTTTGCCGCTGCGTGGCTTCACCGTGATGCCCACGTAGGCCTGCAGTCCGCCATCGGCCACGCGCTGGCCCAGACGCACGCCGTAGCCGGTAATGACCTGGGCTTTCTCCAGCCGCGCCAGGCGCGAGGTCACCGTGGTACGCGCGATTCCCAGGCGCCGGGCAAGCATGGCCACGCTCTCGCGGGCGTTGATCTGCAAGGCGGCGATCAACTGGCGATCGATTTCGTCGAGGGGCAGGTCGGACATAGTGGGCTCGGCGTGGGACGTTGCTAGGCTTTGCACGAAAACTGCCTGCGCTCGGTGATGCTGCGTTGAAATCGGCCTCAGAATGCTCATTTACAAGCGGTAAACTGTGCTTCTTCGGCCAATTTCGCCTTGCCTGACCTTCGCTCGGCGACTTTTCGTACAAACCCTTAGAAGGTTAGCGGGTGTGCAAGGCTACCTGAAGCGTGGCGGCCGCGCCCACTGGTCGGTGCTGGCATCGCGGCAGTGGGGGGAGGTCCAGACTGAACGGGACATGACCGGCGCTACGCCGGCCCCATTCACTTTCGCGGGAGTCTCGTCACCATGAGCCCCATCGCATCCTGCCGCTGGACCCTGCTGGCCTCGCTCGTCTGCCTGCCTGTCTTCGCCGAAACCGTGGTGCCCCTGCAGGGCCAGACCCAGCAGCAAATCCAGCAGGACATCGCCAACTGCCAGGCCCAGGCCGGCAGTTCCGCGAGCACCACGACCTCCGCCCCGAGCGGCGGTCGTGTTCGGGGCGCCGCCACTGGTGCGGTGGCGGGGGCCGCGGTCGCGCAGTCGCGCAGCAACAACTTCGACCGGATCGATGATGACCTGCAGCAGGAATACCGGCAGGAACGGGCCAAGGACGCGGCGGTAGCCGGGATGGTGGTCGGCGGCTCGCGCCAGCGCCAGGAACGCCGGCAGGACCGCCGCGCCAACGAGCAGGCCAGCAGTACGGCCTCCTCGGCCTACATGAGTTGCCTGCAGCAGCGGGGTTACCAGGTCACGCCCTGATCTACCAGGCCAGCGTGAAGTCGTGGTCCGGCCCGGGTTGCAGGGTGCAGCCGCGGTTACTGCATTCCCGCTGTAGCGTTTCGCGCACCCAGCGGCGGTCCGCGTGCCCTGCGCGTTCGATACGGAACCGGCGGATCCGGGTTGGCACCAGTTCCAGGGAGAGCAGACGCCCGCTGGCGTCCAGGGTGGGGAAGTAGAGCAGGCCGAGTTCGCCGTGGAAGGGGCCGTAATCCTGGATGCCTTCATAGTCGTTCAGCAGGTCGCCGCAGCCGTAGAGGATCAGGCGCTCGCGGTAGAGTTCCAGGCCTTTGATGTGGTGCGAGGAATGCCCGTGCACCAGATCGACGCCAGCATCGTCGATCAGCCCGTGGGCAAAGCGCACCTGCTCGGGCGGTACGTCAAACCCCCAGTTGCCGCCCCAGTGGATGGAAACGATCACGCGGTCGCCGGGTTGCTTGTGCGCCTGGATGCGCGCAGTCAGGGCCGCGAGCCCCGGCGTCGACAACTCGGGCAACCAGGCGACGCCCGAACGTCGCGACCTGGCCGCCCATTCTGGCGGAACGCCGCAGTCCGGCGTGCACAGGCCGAACACCAGCAGGCGCGAGCCATCTGCCAGGGGCAGCGCGGCCGGGGCTTCGGCGGCCCGTAGGTCGCGGCCTGCGCCGGCGCCGCATACGCCGTTCCGCGCAAGGGCCGCCAGGGTGTCCGTCAGGCCGACTCGGCCCCAGTCCAGCACATGGTTATTGGCCAGCGCGCAGCAATTCACCCCGGCGGCGAGGATCGCCGGGAAGTTTTCCGGGGTCATGCGGTAGTTGATGCCCTTGTCTTCCGGAGTGCCGCGCCGGGTTACGGCGGTTTCCAGGTTGATCAGGCGAACCTGGGGCTGGCGCTGCTCCAGTTCGGCCAGCGCATCACCCCAGATGTAGGGGTAGTCGACGGGGCGGGGCAGGGGACCATGCAGGCGCTCGGCAAGCCGTACATAGCCGCCCGTATCCTTGACGTAGGGTTCGTACAGCAGAGGGTCGCCGGGATGGGGCAGTAGCGCGTCAATACCCCGCGCGGTCATCACATCGCCGGCGAGAAACAGGGTGAGGGCCTGAGTTGGAGCGGGCATCGGCTACCTCCCGGTTTCGGCGGCTATCTGCCGGGGCGGCGCGTCGCCCGGTCAGGGAACGATAGACCCGGCCGGGCAAGGACGAGTGACCGTCGGGCGGCGAGGATTATTGCGTGCCGCGGAAAAGCGCTTTCAGCAAAGCCGTCTTTTTCGTCCGCTTGCCCTGGAGTGGAATGGGCGCATGGGCCGAGACGCATCGCTAGGCGATGCCCGGGCCTTCCAAGGCAAACCAGGAGTTCCAGTATGAACCGTGCAATCACCACCCGTACCACCCTGCTTCTCGCCGTCCTGGCCAGTGGCAGCGTCTTCGCCGCCAAATCCGCCGACGCCCTGTCCTACAGCTACGGCATGCCGCTGGATGTCGCCCGTGTCATCTCCATCGACGAGCCGAGCCCGCTGACCTGCGAAACCATCCAGGCGAAGATGACCTATGTCGACTCCAAGGGCGAAGAGAAGTCCGTGACCTATCTGAAAGCGTCCAGCGCCTGCGCCAGCAGCTGACGCAGGCAAGGATTACACCCGGCTACCGCTCCGAAGCGGGATTCAGCCGGGTGTTCAAGCGCTGCTACGGGTTTCCTCAGGGATCTGTCCGGCGTAGCGACAGAATGTTCTGATCATGGCAAAGGAATCTAAATACAAATATGTAAGTATTTCCTTATATAGTGAGAATTGTTACCATTTGATTCTCATTCAAATAAGGAGCTCATGGTGGTCAAAAAGCGTATTGCCCCGGCATCCCTGCCGATGCTGGGCCTGCTGGTAATCCCTGCTGTTCAGGCCGAATCCAAGGAAGCATTGGCCATCCCGGCGACCTCCGTCACCAGTGCCTATGAACAACAGAGCTACAAGGCCACCGAGAGCCGCAGCGCGTTGAAAATCGATGCGCCGCTGCGCGATATCCCCCAGACCGTCAACGTGGTCCCCGAAAGCGTGATCAAGGACCAGGGTGCCCAGTCCATGGAGGACGTGCTGAAGAACGTGCCCGGCGTTGGCCTCTCCAACGGCGACGGCCAGCGCGACCAGGTCACCATCCGGGGCTTCAGTGCCATCGGCGACATGTATATCGATGGCATCCGTGACGACGCCCTGTACTTCCGCGACCTCTCCAACATCGAACGCGTCGAAGTCATCAAAGGCCCGGCTGCCGTGCTGTATGGCCGTGGCTCTTCCGGCGGCCTGATCAACAGCGTGAGCAAGAAGCCCGGTTTCGATCCCAAGCAGGAAGTCGGCGTCAGCTTCGACAGCGAAGGCAAGCGCCGCACCCAGTTCGATGCCGGCTGGGCCGATGAGCAGCAGCGCGACAAGGCGTTCCGCCTGACCGGCGCCTTCGAGGACAGCGACACCTTCCGCGACGATGGCTACATCGACCGCAAGGCCATCGCGCCTTCCGCCTTCTTCAAACTCTCCGACGACCTGGAGCTGAACCTCGGCGCCACCTACCTCTATGACAAGCGCCTGATCGACTTTGGCATTCCGGCCCTCGGCAACCGTCCGGTGAAGGTGGATCGCGAGAAGCGTTTCGGTTCCGGCGATGCGGACCAGGACTACGCCCGCAGCGAGGTGTTCTCCTTCACCGCTGGCCTGGACTACCGGATCAACGACGATCTGACCCTGACCAACACCACCCGCTACTACCACTACGACCTGGACCGCAACAACACGCTGGCAGACAGCAGTGCGACCCGCTTCGTCACCGCGCCCAATGGCGAGCTGCTGGTGAAGCTGAACCGCGGCAACGTGGCCCGCGACGAGTACGGTACCTTCAACCAGACCGAGCTGAAGCAGCAGGCACAACTGGCCGGCATGCAGCACAACTTGCTCTACGGCCTGGAGCTGGGCTTCCAGGACAAGTCCCAACGCGTGTTCAACCAGAACAACGTGGCCCGGGTTCCGGTCTACCGCGACGCCCTGGTACCGGTTCCGGAGCGCGCCAGCAACCTGTCTTCCAAGGGCACCAACTACCAGGAAACCGCCGGCTTCTACGTGCAGGACCTGATCGAGCTGACCGACCAGTGGAAGGCCCTGCTCGGCGTGCGCTACGACGTCTTCGGCCAGGAATACGACGACAAGCGCGTGCAGAACGTCGACCTGGACCGTACCGACAAGACCTGGAGCCCGCGTGCCGGCCTGGTGTATCAGCCGGATCAGGTCCAGTCCTACTACGTGTCCGTCAGCCGCAGCTACCAGCCCTCCGGTGAGGTTTTCGCGATCGCGCCGACCAACCAGCACCTGGAACCGGAAGAAACCACCAACTATGAAGTGGGCGCCAAGTGGGACCTGCTGGACAACCGCCTGGCCGTGACCGCGGCGGTGTTCCGTCTCGAACGCACCAACATGAAAACCAGCGACCCGGCCAACCCGAACCTCACTATTCTCGCCGGCGAGCAGCGCACCGATGGCTTCGAGGCCACCTTCAGCGGCCAGATCACCGACAAGTGGAATGTGTACGGCGGTTACGCCTACCTGGACGCGGAAATCATCAAGTCCAACAGCAAGACCAACGGTGTCGCCAACGAAGGCCAGACGCCCACCCTGACTCCGCGCAACAGCGCCAATCTCTGGCTGGTACGTACCCTGACGCCGGAATGGCGCCTGGGCATGGGCGCCAACTACGTGGACGACCGCTACACGGCGCTGGACAACAAGGTGGTCATGCCCAGCTACACCACCTTCGATGCGGCGCTGCTCTACGGCGTGCCGCAGTGGGACATGGCCATCCGCCTGCACAACATGTTCGACCGGGACTACTACGCCTCCGCTCACGGCTCGGTTGACCTGATCACCCCCGGTGCGCCGCGCACTCTGGAGGTCAGTGCCAACTACCGGTTCTGATCGAAGAGCGAAAAAACGCCCGGCATCTGCCGGGCGTTTTTGTTTGTGGGGCATGGTCGAGAACCCGCGTCCGCGATCCTGTTCACCTCCACAGCGACTGGTGGGCCGTAGGGTGCACCGTGTGCACCGAAACCTTGTGCAGGACGCCCGGTGCGCGCAGCTCACCCTATAGGAGCAGACCTGCGGCCCGCCTGGCGGGAAGGCTTCAGTTGGTCTGCAACTTCTTCAATGCCTCGCAACTCGGTGCGTACTGCTTGTCGCACGCGCTCTGGAACAGCGCGCGGGCCTGGTAGGGGTCTTGTTTCAGGCCTTCGGCGCCCTGGGCGTACATGCTGCCGAGCACGTGCTGGGCCATGGCGTTACCGGCGGCGGAGGCCTGGCCGAGGTACTTGTGCATGGCGCGCTGGTTGGCGAAGGCGGGGTCGGTGCGGCCGGTGTAGAGGAAGGCCAGGCTGAAGGCCGACTGGGCATGCCCCTTGTCGGCAGCCTGCTTCCACCAGTACTCGGCCTGTTTGAGGTCCTTCTGCGGCTTGCCGACGAAGTAGAGGCTGCCGAGCCGGTACTGGCTATCGAGGTCGCCGCGCATGGCCTGTTGGCGAACTCGCTCGAACTCGCTGGCCTGCGGGTCTTGCGGGGCAGTGGCCGGTGCCGGGGCCTGGGGCTGGCTCGCGGGCGGCGGGGTGGCTGGCTGCTGTTGCTGCTGGACGCACGCGCCGAGCAGGGCCAGCGCGGCGATGCAGATAAGGCGCGGCAGGGCGCGTTGGATGGACATGGATCGGGTTCTCCCTGGCAGGTCAGGGGAGGGTAGTTGCATCCGCGGGCTCCGTCACCAGCGGCGAGCAGCGTGCGCAGTGTCACTGCTCGACTCATGCAAAAAATCCGGGTATCAAGCGAAGGATATTGGCTCGGGAGTCACAAATGAAAACCACGCTGGACGAGCTTCAGGCCTTTACCGCCGTGGTCGACACCGGTTCCATCACTGCCGCAGCCGAGCAACTGGTGCAGACTGCCTCCGGCGTCAGCCGCGCCTTGAGCCGGCTGGAAAGCAAGCTCGACGTCACCCTGCTGCGCCGCACCACCCGCCGCCTGGAGCTGACGGAGGAAGGCGAGGCATTCCTGGCCCAGGCGCGCCGCATCCTCGCCCAGGTCGAAGAAGCAGAAGAACACATGGCCTTGCGCCGGCAGAAGCCCGCCGGGCGCTTGCGGGTCAACGCCGCTTCGCCCTTCATGCTGCATGTCGTGGTGCCGCTGGTGGCGGGCTTTCGTGAGCGCTACCCGGAGATCGAGTTGGAACTGCATACCAGCGACCAGATCATCGACCTGATCGAGCACCGCACCGACGTCGCCCTCCGCCTGGGCACGTTGCGCGATTCCTCCCTCCATGCTCGTCCCCTTGGCCGCAACCGTATGCGGGTCCTGGCCAGTCCCGCCTACCTCGCGGCCCATGGCGAACCAACGTCGGTTGAGGTGTTGCAGGAGCACTGCCTACTGGGTTTCACCCACCCGGAAACGCTCAACCACTGGCCCCTGCGCCATGCCCAGGGCGACAGTCTGCAAATCACGCCGACGATCAAGGCGTCCAGTGGTGAAACCCTCCGCCAGTTGGCGCTGGCGGGCGTCGGAATCGTCTACATGTCGGATTTCATGACCCAGGCCGACCGTACTGCCGGGCATCTGGTGGAGCTACTTGCCGAGGCGACCCGCGAGGTCCATCAGCCGATCAACGCCGTCTACTACCGCAACACCGCCCTGGCTTCGCGCATCACCTGTTTCCTCGACTATGTGAGCCAAAGCCTGAAGGACGAGGACTGGCTGCAGGTCGGCTGACCGTTGGATGGCCTGGTGGAAACGCCCTA comes from the Pseudomonas sp. TCU-HL1 genome and includes:
- a CDS encoding CapA family protein, encoding MPAPTQALTLFLAGDVMTARGIDALLPHPGDPLLYEPYVKDTGGYVRLAERLHGPLPRPVDYPYIWGDALAELEQRQPQVRLINLETAVTRRGTPEDKGINYRMTPENFPAILAAGVNCCALANNHVLDWGRVGLTDTLAALARNGVCGAGAGRDLRAAEAPAALPLADGSRLLVFGLCTPDCGVPPEWAARSRRSGVAWLPELSTPGLAALTARIQAHKQPGDRVIVSIHWGGNWGFDVPPEQVRFAHGLIDDAGVDLVHGHSSHHIKGLELYRERLILYGCGDLLNDYEGIQDYGPFHGELGLLYFPTLDASGRLLSLELVPTRIRRFRIERAGHADRRWVRETLQRECSNRGCTLQPGPDHDFTLAW
- a CDS encoding DUF2790 domain-containing protein is translated as MNRAITTRTTLLLAVLASGSVFAAKSADALSYSYGMPLDVARVISIDEPSPLTCETIQAKMTYVDSKGEEKSVTYLKASSACASS
- a CDS encoding TonB-dependent receptor codes for the protein MVVKKRIAPASLPMLGLLVIPAVQAESKEALAIPATSVTSAYEQQSYKATESRSALKIDAPLRDIPQTVNVVPESVIKDQGAQSMEDVLKNVPGVGLSNGDGQRDQVTIRGFSAIGDMYIDGIRDDALYFRDLSNIERVEVIKGPAAVLYGRGSSGGLINSVSKKPGFDPKQEVGVSFDSEGKRRTQFDAGWADEQQRDKAFRLTGAFEDSDTFRDDGYIDRKAIAPSAFFKLSDDLELNLGATYLYDKRLIDFGIPALGNRPVKVDREKRFGSGDADQDYARSEVFSFTAGLDYRINDDLTLTNTTRYYHYDLDRNNTLADSSATRFVTAPNGELLVKLNRGNVARDEYGTFNQTELKQQAQLAGMQHNLLYGLELGFQDKSQRVFNQNNVARVPVYRDALVPVPERASNLSSKGTNYQETAGFYVQDLIELTDQWKALLGVRYDVFGQEYDDKRVQNVDLDRTDKTWSPRAGLVYQPDQVQSYYVSVSRSYQPSGEVFAIAPTNQHLEPEETTNYEVGAKWDLLDNRLAVTAAVFRLERTNMKTSDPANPNLTILAGEQRTDGFEATFSGQITDKWNVYGGYAYLDAEIIKSNSKTNGVANEGQTPTLTPRNSANLWLVRTLTPEWRLGMGANYVDDRYTALDNKVVMPSYTTFDAALLYGVPQWDMAIRLHNMFDRDYYASAHGSVDLITPGAPRTLEVSANYRF
- a CDS encoding tetratricopeptide repeat protein, giving the protein MSIQRALPRLICIAALALLGACVQQQQQPATPPPASQPQAPAPATAPQDPQASEFERVRQQAMRGDLDSQYRLGSLYFVGKPQKDLKQAEYWWKQAADKGHAQSAFSLAFLYTGRTDPAFANQRAMHKYLGQASAAGNAMAQHVLGSMYAQGAEGLKQDPYQARALFQSACDKQYAPSCEALKKLQTN
- a CDS encoding LysR substrate-binding domain-containing protein, whose amino-acid sequence is MKTTLDELQAFTAVVDTGSITAAAEQLVQTASGVSRALSRLESKLDVTLLRRTTRRLELTEEGEAFLAQARRILAQVEEAEEHMALRRQKPAGRLRVNAASPFMLHVVVPLVAGFRERYPEIELELHTSDQIIDLIEHRTDVALRLGTLRDSSLHARPLGRNRMRVLASPAYLAAHGEPTSVEVLQEHCLLGFTHPETLNHWPLRHAQGDSLQITPTIKASSGETLRQLALAGVGIVYMSDFMTQADRTAGHLVELLAEATREVHQPINAVYYRNTALASRITCFLDYVSQSLKDEDWLQVG